The Thermodesulfobacteriota bacterium genomic interval AAAAACTTTCTTATGCCCGGGGGTATGGGAGTCCTGTTCAAGGTCTTAATACAACAGAAAGGGCTTGAGGATGCTAAGCTAAAATTAAAGTTGTAAGTCAATTAATTCTGTGCTAGATTTTTTTATACTAGGAATGTTATTAAAACCACAAGGAGGATTCTATGGTTGCTTTATTCAAAGCTAGAATTGAAGCACAATTAGCACATCAGTTGAAGTTGAGAACTCAAGAACTCTGGAAGATGCGCAGGGGGAAAAAGAAGCTGCCTTTTATAACAATTTCAAGGGAATTCGGCTGCCGTGTTTATCCAATAGTGGAAACCCTGCAGAACAAGCTTGATAGGCTTACAGGTGAAGAATACCCCTGGGCCGTTTTTGATAAAGAGGTTATCCATAAAATAGCCGATGAGCACAACCTCTCTGAAGCCCTTGCGAATTCTCTGGATGAAAACCAGCGTTCACAGATGCAACAGTACATGGATCATATATTTCTCGGCAGGCCCAACGAGTACAAAATTTTCCAATACCTTACCCGGGTACTCATAGGCCTGGCAGAGACAGGGAATGCAATCTTGATAGGAAGAGGCAGCTGCATCATTACAAAGGATGTCGAAAGAGGGCTTCATGTACGTCTCATTGCTCCTTTTGAATTCCGTAAAAAAAAGATCATGGATGAAATGGGGATTTCGGAAGATGAAGCAATAAAGTTAGTTACAAGGACTGAAAATGAAAGAGAGGCTTTCGTTGAAAAGTATACGTTTAAGTCCATAAAGGACCCTTACAACTTTCACATACTAATCAATAGCGCCCTCTCTTCACTGGATGAAATAGCAGAGATAATCATACATAATCTCAAGACCAAGGGCTACATTTAAGCAGATTCCTGACCGGATAAATCCCCCTTCCCTCTTAACCAAACTGAATCAGGTAAGCTCTCTAAATGGATGAAAGATTAAAAACAGAAGATATCATATGGAATCTAGCCGACCTCTATCAGGGGATAGAAGACTCCCGTATAGAAGAAGATATAGAAAGGCTACGGTGTGGGATATCCAATTTTTCAAAAGAATACAGGGGAAAGGTCAGAGACCTTGATCCCAAAGGTCTCTTTACGGCTCTTTATAAACTTGAGGGACTCAACCAATTACTTGGCAAAATAGAGAGTTTTGCGTTCTTAAATTATTCGACCAGGTCCCAGGATGCAAAAGCCGGTGCATTTCTACAGCAGGCTTTTGAACTGGAGAGCGAGTTCCAAAGAGACATTGTCTTTTTTAACCTGGAGTGGGCAAACCTGGACAACGAAACCTCAGAAAAGCTGTTATATGCCCCTGAAATAGAAAAATACCGTCACTTCCTGAACGTCCTGAAAAAATACAGGCATCACCAACTAAGCGAGACCGAAGAAAGGGTCCTGGCAGAAAAAGAGCCTGCGGGACTGAGCAGCTGGACCAGGCTCTTTGATAAGATCATCTCCCAGAAAAAGTTCGGAGAAAGGGGAAGGGTAGAAGAAGAGATTCTGGCAGACATGTATAACAGCAATCGCGAGGTCAGGAAAAGGGCATCTCAAGAATTAACCGCTGGTCTTTCAGAATATTCACATATATTAACACATATTTTTAATACTATCCTGACCGATCACATGATTACAGACAGGCTTAGGAAGTATCCTGAATGGATAAGCTCCAGAAATCTGTCAAACGAGGTGGATGAAAAAACGGTCAATGCTCTGACCGATGCAGTCAGGAGCCGTTATGACATACCTATGCGATACTATAAATTAAAAAAGGAGATGTTAGGGTACAATGAACTTTTCGATTATGACCGTTATGCCCCCCTGCCCTTCTCTCCTGAAAGGGTCGTGTCATGGGACGAATGCAGAGAAACACTCCTTGACGCTTTCGGGGATTTTTCCAAAGAGATGAAGGATATTGCTCTGATGTTCTTCAATAAACACTGGATACATGCCCCTGTAATGCTGGGGAAGAGAGGTGGCGCCTTTTCTCACCCCTGCATTCCCGATGTCCATCCTTATGTAATGGTTAATTACACAGGCAACATCCGTGACGTACAGACCGTCGCCCACGAACTGGGTCATGGAATTCACCAGTATCTGGCAGGCAAAGAGCAAGGATATTTCAATAGTCAGACACCCCTCACCATGGCAGAAACCGCATCTGTCTTTGGTGAAATGCTGGTTTTCAAAAAACAGTTAAAAACAGCCCCCAAAAGAGAAGATGAAATAAGCCTTATCTGCAGTAAACTGGAGGCTATGTTTGCAACCGTTTTCAGGCAAATATCCATGTATCTCTTTGAGGATGCGGTACATAAGGAAAGAAGGGGTACAGGGGAACTGTCAAATGAGAAATTTAACGAATTATGGACAAAAACCCAAAAAGATATGTTCGGTGACTCGATCACCCTCACAGAAAACTATTCTATCTGGTGGAGTTATATCCCCCATTTCCTGCATTCCAGAGGATATGTCTATGCATATGCCTTTGGCGAGCTTCTGACCCTGTCCCTTTATAAGAGCTACGAAAGAGAGGGAAACGAGTTTATACCCAAATACATCGGTCTTCTCTCATCCGGGGGGAAAGACTCTCCTGCAAATCTGGTGAAACCCTTTGGGGTAAAACTGGACGACCCTGACTTCTGGTTAGAGGGTTTGACAATCATGGATGAAATGCTTGCAATATTAGAAGATATTACAACAAACCAAATCAGGAGGAAACAATGAGTACTTTTAATGACCGTCTTATTCGTGCAGCTAAGCTGGATGTTAATCTCTATGAAGAAGTCGAGGCTGATAATGGAGCATTGGGACAGGCTATGATTGTAGTTATTATTTCAAGTTTAGCGGCCGGGATAGGAAGCTTTCAAAGGGCAGGATTTGGCGGGATTTTCATAGGCACCCTCGCGGCCCTTGCCGGGTGGTATCTCTGGGCATGGCTAACTTACCTTATTGGGACAAAGCTCCTTCCAGAGCCACAAACCAGAGCTGACCCTGGCGAGTTGTTGAGAACTATAGGCTTCTCAAGCTCTCCAGGGTTGATCCGGGTGCTTGGTATAATCCCGGGGCTAACAGGAATTATCTTTTTTGTTGCCGGAATCTGGATGCTGGTGGCAATGGTTATAGCAGTTAGACAAGCCCTTGATTATAGCAGTACATTACGTGCTGTAGGTGTATGTACCATTGGCTGGATTATTCAACTACTGGTAATGTGGTTATTGTTTTCTATCATGGGTGATTTCGGAAAGGCAGTATAATTGAAGCAAACCGATAATATAAAAATAACTAAAAAGATTTTTATCCCGTTCCTGCTTGCCCTTTTCCTCAGTGCATGCCTCCAGAGGGCAGCTGTAAAAGTAAAAGAGCCTGAGAATGCCCTTGTATTGTTTAAAAGCTGGAGGATACCTGATTTTACAGATGATATGGACAGGGATTCTCTGAAAGCAGCCATCGGGAGAAGCATTGATTACCTCAAAAGACTCCCTCCAGACAGGGAATTTGTCTATGGTCCCCATGCTTACACTGCCGGATATCTAGCAGAGTCCATGAATACATTCTTAGACATCCTTACAAACTCCGCCAGTCCAAAAGACTTAAACAAAAAGATTAAAGGGCACTTTTACATTTACAAATCAGCTGGAACTGATGGAGGAGGTTCTGTGCTCTTTACAGGATACTATGAACCAGTGCTTAAAGGCAGCTTAACCAGGTCTGATGAATACAAGTACCCTATATACACAAAACCCGGTGATTTAATGGTGATTGATCTGGGGCAATTCAATCCAAAGTTTGAAACGGAGAAGATAGTAGCAAGATACAATGGTAATAAGGTTGTTCCTTATTACAGCAGGGAAGAGATTGATGTAGAAAAAGCCCTTGAAGGCAAGGGGTTAGAATTGTTTTGGGTATCTGACCCTGTACAACTCTTCTTTTTGCATGTTCAGGGCTCAGGAATTATTGATTTGGGAGATACAAAAATCCAGAGGATACATTATGCGGCATCCAACGGAAGACCCTATCGAAGCATAGGAAGGAAATTAGTAGATGAAAACATAATCCCAGGAAAGAAGATATCCTTACAAAGCATAAAAGCCTATTTTAAAGACCATCCTGAAGAAAGGGGCAGAATCCTTAATTACAATGAGAGCTATGTATTTTTTGAAAAGGGCGAAAATGGACCTCTTGGAAACACAGGAGTTATTCTTACTCCGGGAAGATCCATAGCTACTGACAATAGATTGTTCCCCAAAGCAGGGCTTGCCTTCATTACGACTCAGAAGCCTGAGATAGACCAGTCTGGCAGAATAAGTGAGTGGAAATGTTTTTCAAGATTTGTTGTTAACCAGGACACAGGCGGGGCAATCAGGGGTCCTGACAGGGTAGACCTGTTCTGGGGCAGTGGAAAGGATGCAGAGATTGCAGCAGGTGCTATGCAGCATTACGGGGAGATGTACTTTCTGGTGAAGAAACCTCCCAAGAAATGATCTGAGAGGAGGAAAAGAGAAGATGTCCATTTTTAACAAAGAAGACCTTGACCGTATATGCAATGAGGAGGCATCATGGACCGATGCAGCCGGTCTTGAAAGGTCTCCAAAACTCATGACTGACGCTAATATCGAGGTTAAAGCTGTTTACACTCCCTCCGATCTTCCCGACTTTGATTACATAAGAGACATTGGCTTCCCGGGAGACTATCCTTATACACGAGGACCCTATACGGAGATGTGGAGACATCGGCCCTGGCGTTACAGTGTCTTTACCGGCTTTGGAAGCGCCGAGGACACACACGAACGGTGGAAGTTTCTCTATGAGAGCGGGCAGAGAAATTTCAGCGTCCTTCCCGACCTGCCAACCCATATGGGACTCGATTCAGATGACCCTCTGGCATTGGAGGAAGTGGGCCGCGTTGGCCTCGCCATAGATTCCCTCAGGGATTTTGAGATCCTGTTTGAGGGGCTTCCCATGGACAAGGCCCTTTTCAGTTGCAACGAGGAGACACTGGCTGCCATTATCATTGCCTTTTTCATCGCTACGGCGGAAAAGCGGGGTATTGATCGCTCCCGACTAACGGGTGCTATTTCCAACGACCCCCTTGCAGCAGTCCACAAGGGAACCACAGTCTTTCCCCTGAAGCATGGTGTACGGCTAGCCTGCGATTTGATCGAGTACTGCTCCAGGGAACTCCCGCTTTATTATCCCATTAACCTGAAGGCAGTAAACCTGAGCGAGGGGGGAGCAAATTGCGTCCAGGAGCTTGCCTTTACCCTGTCAAATGCAATCTGCTACATCGAGGAGCTTCTTAAAAGAGGACTTGAAATCGATGCATTCGCCCCCAAGCTCTCAATATTTTTCGCCTCAGGGATCCATATAATCGAAGAGGCGGCTAAGTATCGTGCCGCTAGGAGAATGTGGGCACGGATGATGAAGGAAAGGTTCAGAGCCACAAAACCGGCTTCCCTATCCCTCAAGTTCACGGCCATGGCCAATCCTAACATGCTCCAGGCTGAAGAGCCCGAGCTTAACCTGGTCCGGGCAGCTTATGGAGCCCTCGCAAGTGCCCTCGGCGGAGCATCGGGTACTCCACATCCCTGCTATGATGAGGCATATGCTATTCCTACTCAGAAAAGCCAGAGTCTTGCACTCGGAACCCTTCAGATCCTGGCCGAGGAAACAAACGTCACAAAGACAGTAGATCCCCTGGGAGGCTCCTACTTCGTAGAATACCTGACCAATCGTATCGAGGAGGAGGCTCTACGGAAAATGGAGAAAGTCGAGGACATTGGGGGAGCAGTTAAAGCCATGGAGACAGGATATATCCTCGGGGATATTATGGAGACCTTTGTCAAGGAGAGAAAGGCTATAGAGAGCGGGGAAAAGGTCATTGTGAGGAAAAACAAGTATGTGGTCCCCGGCGAGAACGTCTATCAGGTATGGGACAGGCTGAAGGTTCACAAAACCGATCCCAAATCGACGAAAAAACAAATCGAGCGGTTGGAGAGAGTCAGAAAAGAACGGGACAACCTGGAGGTTAGCCGATGTCTGGAGCGACTGCGGTTTGCAGCTAAAGGAAAAGAGAATCTGATGCCATATCTTCTCGATGCAGCGAGGGAATACGCCACAATCGGCGAGATGGCCCGGGTGCTTAAGGAGATCTTTGGGGAGTACACCGATCCCTGTATTTTCTGATTGGCAAATTGACAGATTAAAAGAGGAGCGGTTTGTAATGCAAAAAATGCGTGTGCTGATTGCAAAGCTGGGGTTAGACGGGCATGACCTTGGTGCGAAATGGGTGGCAAGGGGGCTTCGGGATGCAGGGATGGAAGTAATCTATACCGGCAGACAAAAGACTCCCGAACAGGTAGCATCTACGGCACTTCAGGAAGATG includes:
- a CDS encoding M3 family oligoendopeptidase, coding for MDERLKTEDIIWNLADLYQGIEDSRIEEDIERLRCGISNFSKEYRGKVRDLDPKGLFTALYKLEGLNQLLGKIESFAFLNYSTRSQDAKAGAFLQQAFELESEFQRDIVFFNLEWANLDNETSEKLLYAPEIEKYRHFLNVLKKYRHHQLSETEERVLAEKEPAGLSSWTRLFDKIISQKKFGERGRVEEEILADMYNSNREVRKRASQELTAGLSEYSHILTHIFNTILTDHMITDRLRKYPEWISSRNLSNEVDEKTVNALTDAVRSRYDIPMRYYKLKKEMLGYNELFDYDRYAPLPFSPERVVSWDECRETLLDAFGDFSKEMKDIALMFFNKHWIHAPVMLGKRGGAFSHPCIPDVHPYVMVNYTGNIRDVQTVAHELGHGIHQYLAGKEQGYFNSQTPLTMAETASVFGEMLVFKKQLKTAPKREDEISLICSKLEAMFATVFRQISMYLFEDAVHKERRGTGELSNEKFNELWTKTQKDMFGDSITLTENYSIWWSYIPHFLHSRGYVYAYAFGELLTLSLYKSYEREGNEFIPKYIGLLSSGGKDSPANLVKPFGVKLDDPDFWLEGLTIMDEMLAILEDITTNQIRRKQ
- a CDS encoding methylmalonyl-CoA mutase family protein; its protein translation is MSIFNKEDLDRICNEEASWTDAAGLERSPKLMTDANIEVKAVYTPSDLPDFDYIRDIGFPGDYPYTRGPYTEMWRHRPWRYSVFTGFGSAEDTHERWKFLYESGQRNFSVLPDLPTHMGLDSDDPLALEEVGRVGLAIDSLRDFEILFEGLPMDKALFSCNEETLAAIIIAFFIATAEKRGIDRSRLTGAISNDPLAAVHKGTTVFPLKHGVRLACDLIEYCSRELPLYYPINLKAVNLSEGGANCVQELAFTLSNAICYIEELLKRGLEIDAFAPKLSIFFASGIHIIEEAAKYRAARRMWARMMKERFRATKPASLSLKFTAMANPNMLQAEEPELNLVRAAYGALASALGGASGTPHPCYDEAYAIPTQKSQSLALGTLQILAEETNVTKTVDPLGGSYFVEYLTNRIEEEALRKMEKVEDIGGAVKAMETGYILGDIMETFVKERKAIESGEKVIVRKNKYVVPGENVYQVWDRLKVHKTDPKSTKKQIERLERVRKERDNLEVSRCLERLRFAAKGKENLMPYLLDAAREYATIGEMARVLKEIFGEYTDPCIF
- a CDS encoding YIP1 family protein, with translation MSTFNDRLIRAAKLDVNLYEEVEADNGALGQAMIVVIISSLAAGIGSFQRAGFGGIFIGTLAALAGWYLWAWLTYLIGTKLLPEPQTRADPGELLRTIGFSSSPGLIRVLGIIPGLTGIIFFVAGIWMLVAMVIAVRQALDYSSTLRAVGVCTIGWIIQLLVMWLLFSIMGDFGKAV
- a CDS encoding cytidylate kinase-like family protein, producing MVALFKARIEAQLAHQLKLRTQELWKMRRGKKKLPFITISREFGCRVYPIVETLQNKLDRLTGEEYPWAVFDKEVIHKIADEHNLSEALANSLDENQRSQMQQYMDHIFLGRPNEYKIFQYLTRVLIGLAETGNAILIGRGSCIITKDVERGLHVRLIAPFEFRKKKIMDEMGISEDEAIKLVTRTENEREAFVEKYTFKSIKDPYNFHILINSALSSLDEIAEIIIHNLKTKGYI
- a CDS encoding MltA domain-containing protein, producing MKQTDNIKITKKIFIPFLLALFLSACLQRAAVKVKEPENALVLFKSWRIPDFTDDMDRDSLKAAIGRSIDYLKRLPPDREFVYGPHAYTAGYLAESMNTFLDILTNSASPKDLNKKIKGHFYIYKSAGTDGGGSVLFTGYYEPVLKGSLTRSDEYKYPIYTKPGDLMVIDLGQFNPKFETEKIVARYNGNKVVPYYSREEIDVEKALEGKGLELFWVSDPVQLFFLHVQGSGIIDLGDTKIQRIHYAASNGRPYRSIGRKLVDENIIPGKKISLQSIKAYFKDHPEERGRILNYNESYVFFEKGENGPLGNTGVILTPGRSIATDNRLFPKAGLAFITTQKPEIDQSGRISEWKCFSRFVVNQDTGGAIRGPDRVDLFWGSGKDAEIAAGAMQHYGEMYFLVKKPPKK